TGGCTTTTAGAGAAATTTGTTTCACTTATCGTTTCTTACGTCGGGCTGTTATTTTGAATTGTATATATAAATGTCTCATTATATATTATAATACTACAGAACTGGTTTTTATTCAATTATTATTAAAAATTATTTCTAATACTTTTCACATTATTTCTTTTTTATAAAAACTATATATAAAAACTAAAATAATCTAAATAAAACTATAAATAATTTCGATACATGATATGTATAAAATTTTGCATATATACTCAAAAAAAAGAATTATATGCATTTACTACATTAAAGAGGTGATATTCTTGTTTGAGAACAAGATTTTAGGAAATACAGTAAAAAATGAAGATGGCTATGTGTGGATACTGGAGGGAAAAGTATTTGTAAAGGATCCAATTGGTAAAGGCATCCCTCCTGCCCTTAATCCCTGTGAAGGTGTTAAGCTTACTGTAAATGGTGTGGAGACAAGACATCTTGTTATGGTTTCTGAAAAAGATACTATAGAAGTTGAAGCTATTCATGAAGAAAAAGAAATGGAAATAGATATAGAAATATCCCCGGACAATTTAAAAGCTTATATGTCTTTTAAACCCCGCCGCACCGTTAAAAGATATCTAAAAGACTCTTATCCAATGAATAAGCTGGATATATGTGTATATGAGGAGGAAATTTACAAAAAAAGCGATGTAAATGAGCTTCTGAATATAATAAAAGAACAGGGTATTGTTTATGGGATAAAGGAGGATTTAATAAGAGAAATATTCGAAAATAACAAAAAGGGCAGATTCCTTATAGCAGAAGGAAAAGCCCCCATAGATGCTACAGATGACACCTTAGAATGCTTATTAACCATCAGTGATAAAAAAGATATTGGTGAAAACGAAAATATTGATTATAAAAATCTCATTACATATATATCTGTAAAACCAGGAGATAAAATTGCCCGCTTAATTAGGGGCTTTAGGGGTGAAGAGGGAATATCTGTGCTAGGTGTCCCTATTGAACCAAAGGAAGCCCGCAGAATAATTATTGAAAGCAATAGTAACATTCAATTTGATGAAGAAACCAATTTAATAATAGCTAAAAAACACGGAACCCCCGAAAAAAAAGAAAACGGCAATGTAATAACTTATGATATACGTGAACAGTTAAAATTAAATGAAGTAAGCTTAAAAACAGGAAATATAAATTTTAAAGGTGATGTGGAAGTAATAGGCAGTGTACATGAGGATATGGAGGTAATTTCCACCAATAATATAACTGTATTAGGAGATGTAAACTTTTCAAGATTGTATTCCGGGAATGAAATAGTTGTTAAGGGAAATGTTATTTCCAGCAAGTTAATTTCCGGAGACACCTCACTAGCACTAAAAACTCCTGCCACTGAAGTACAGAGAATTATTTGGGAAATAGAAGACCTTATTTCAAATATTAAAAATTTTTCTCAAAATGAGTTTGAATTTTATAATATATCAACTTTCCCGAATACAGTGTTTTATTTGCTGAATACAAAAAACAGAAAACTTTCCACCACTATATATGATGTAATCCGCAATTTAAGAAAAGGTAGTTATGATATCGATGATATTTCCATATACAAATTGGTGGAAAAATGCAAATGTTTTTTAGGAAATTATAATGAAATTACAGATTTAGACTACATATATGGAGTAATTGAATCTATCAAAAATACCTATTTCATAGAAGGAGAACGCAAAATTTCCGGC
The genomic region above belongs to Acetivibrio saccincola and contains:
- a CDS encoding DUF342 domain-containing protein → MFENKILGNTVKNEDGYVWILEGKVFVKDPIGKGIPPALNPCEGVKLTVNGVETRHLVMVSEKDTIEVEAIHEEKEMEIDIEISPDNLKAYMSFKPRRTVKRYLKDSYPMNKLDICVYEEEIYKKSDVNELLNIIKEQGIVYGIKEDLIREIFENNKKGRFLIAEGKAPIDATDDTLECLLTISDKKDIGENENIDYKNLITYISVKPGDKIARLIRGFRGEEGISVLGVPIEPKEARRIIIESNSNIQFDEETNLIIAKKHGTPEKKENGNVITYDIREQLKLNEVSLKTGNINFKGDVEVIGSVHEDMEVISTNNITVLGDVNFSRLYSGNEIVVKGNVISSKLISGDTSLALKTPATEVQRIIWEIEDLISNIKNFSQNEFEFYNISTFPNTVFYLLNTKNRKLSTTIYDVIRNLRKGSYDIDDISIYKLVEKCKCFLGNYNEITDLDYIYGVIESIKNTYFIEGERKISGNISLTGALNSEIQSYGNVIISGKTCFNTKIFAGGKVSILGNLRGGRVESEKSVEINNAGTSMGAKTFIRVPDKGFIKMRIVYPDTTIMIGRHSYKFINYQTNIYARVIKNKLIFK